One region of Flavobacterium sp. KACC 22763 genomic DNA includes:
- the pafA gene encoding alkaline phosphatase PafA: MKKNILLLALLAVTGLSAQQRPKLVVGIVVDQMKMEYLYRFSDDFSPNGFKRLMNDGFTFQNMHYNYMPTYTAPGHASIYTGTTPATHGIVGNEWFSRTLGKETYCTDDAGVKTVGDGTAEEGAMSPKNLQSTTITDEVRMATNFTGKVIGMSLKDRGAILPAGHFANWAFWYSKTGSFISSTFYGEKLPEWVTEFNNEKNYLKYINKGWDLYKPASVYNESLPDNNPYEGKLYGSAAPVFPYDLKSMYEKNDAGIIRATPFGNDLLAEFAKRAIEKEELGKDNITDFLTVSFSSTDYVGHLLGPRSMELQDTYLRLDQTIADFLAYLDKTVGKGNYLLFLTADHAGAENVIYLKDRKYNVDNYPSKEVKKSLQDFSTKTFGVDLVQNYSNFNVFFNKQIIKDKKLDLDKVKDAFKKFLVTQPQVKKVYTEEEILANAGNDYALNFVAKGYDVTQNGDLVIVDKPGMIEYTPTGTSHGTIYSYDTHVPAIFYGWHIKKGESYDKKAITEIAPTIAQKIKVTFPNGTEAKVMTEVLDNKK, from the coding sequence ATGAAGAAAAATATTTTATTGTTAGCGCTTCTTGCTGTTACAGGCTTAAGTGCACAACAACGTCCAAAGTTAGTGGTGGGTATAGTTGTCGATCAAATGAAAATGGAATATTTATATCGTTTTTCAGATGATTTTTCTCCAAATGGCTTTAAAAGACTAATGAATGATGGATTTACTTTCCAGAATATGCATTACAATTATATGCCAACTTATACTGCTCCTGGGCATGCTTCAATCTACACAGGTACAACTCCAGCGACTCACGGAATTGTAGGTAACGAATGGTTTAGCAGAACGCTTGGTAAAGAAACGTATTGTACTGATGATGCTGGTGTTAAAACAGTAGGAGATGGTACAGCAGAAGAAGGTGCTATGTCTCCAAAAAACCTTCAAAGCACTACAATTACAGACGAAGTTAGAATGGCTACTAATTTTACAGGAAAAGTTATCGGAATGAGTTTAAAAGACCGTGGTGCTATATTGCCAGCAGGACATTTTGCGAACTGGGCATTTTGGTACAGCAAAACTGGTTCTTTTATTTCTAGTACTTTTTATGGTGAAAAATTGCCAGAGTGGGTTACCGAATTCAACAATGAAAAAAACTACTTAAAATATATTAATAAAGGTTGGGATTTATACAAGCCAGCTTCGGTTTATAATGAAAGTCTTCCTGATAATAATCCTTATGAAGGAAAGTTGTATGGAAGTGCGGCACCAGTTTTTCCATACGATCTAAAATCAATGTATGAGAAAAATGATGCTGGAATCATCCGTGCTACTCCTTTCGGAAATGATTTGTTGGCTGAATTTGCAAAAAGAGCTATTGAGAAAGAAGAATTAGGTAAAGATAATATTACTGACTTCTTAACAGTTAGTTTTTCTTCAACAGACTATGTAGGTCACTTACTTGGTCCAAGATCTATGGAACTTCAAGATACTTACTTGAGATTGGATCAAACCATTGCTGATTTTTTAGCTTATCTTGATAAAACGGTTGGTAAAGGAAATTATTTACTTTTCTTGACAGCTGACCACGCAGGTGCTGAGAATGTAATTTACTTGAAAGATCGTAAATATAATGTAGATAATTATCCTTCAAAAGAAGTTAAGAAAAGCTTACAAGATTTTTCTACTAAGACTTTTGGTGTAGATTTAGTTCAAAATTATTCAAACTTTAATGTTTTCTTTAATAAACAGATTATTAAGGATAAGAAATTGGATCTGGATAAAGTTAAAGATGCTTTTAAAAAGTTTTTAGTTACTCAACCTCAAGTTAAAAAAGTTTATACGGAAGAGGAAATTTTAGCTAATGCTGGAAATGATTATGCTCTTAATTTTGTGGCAAAAGGCTATGATGTTACCCAAAATGGTGATTTGGTTATTGTAGATAAACCTGGAATGATAGAATATACTCCAACAGGAACATCACATGGAACAATTTATAGTTATGATACACATGTACCAGCTATTTTTTATGGATGGCATATCAAAAAAGGAGAATCTTACGATAAGAAAGCTATTACGGAAATTGCTCCAACAATTGCCCAAAAAATTAAAGTTACTTTTCCAAATGGAACCGAGGCAAAAGTTATGACTGAAGTTTTGGATAATAAGAAGTAA